The following coding sequences are from one Streptomyces angustmyceticus window:
- a CDS encoding inorganic phosphate transporter encodes MEHITLLIGIVIVTALVFDFTNGFHDTANAMATTISTGALRPRTAVAMSAVLNLVGAFLSVEVAKTISGGIIDESAGIRPEVIFAGLVGAIVWNLLTWLAGLPSSSSHALFGGLIGATLVSVGTHGVHGEAVVMKVLIPAVAAPIVAGLAAMAATRLTYRLTRNRDEADTAKGYRAGQIASAALVSLAHGTNDAQKTMGVITLALITGGVVAPHADPPLWVIASAGLAIALGTYLGGWRIIRTMGKGITDIQPPQGFAAQTGAAATILASSHLGFALSTTQVCSGSVMGSGLGRKGGVVRWSTAGRMVLAWGLTLPAAGLVAAGAAFLAGQGDWGVAAVAVLGLGICGAIWAASRRKPVDHTNVNDGPAAEPVGVVTAALRSVSPPPAGQPAPADAPVADTPVADAAAAVAESPDAAGIPAQASGADSSAPPAPRPRAATVSR; translated from the coding sequence ATGGAACACATCACGCTTCTCATCGGGATCGTGATCGTCACGGCCTTGGTGTTCGACTTTACGAACGGCTTCCACGACACGGCCAACGCGATGGCCACCACCATCTCCACCGGCGCCCTGCGACCCAGGACCGCGGTGGCGATGTCGGCAGTGCTCAACCTCGTCGGTGCGTTTCTGTCCGTGGAGGTGGCCAAGACCATCTCCGGCGGGATCATCGACGAGAGCGCCGGCATCCGACCTGAAGTGATCTTCGCCGGCCTGGTCGGCGCGATCGTCTGGAACCTGCTGACCTGGCTCGCGGGCCTCCCTTCCAGCTCCTCCCACGCGCTCTTCGGCGGTCTCATCGGCGCGACCCTGGTGTCGGTCGGCACCCACGGGGTGCACGGCGAGGCCGTGGTGATGAAGGTCCTGATCCCGGCGGTGGCCGCCCCGATCGTCGCCGGCCTGGCCGCGATGGCGGCGACCCGGCTCACCTACCGGCTGACCCGCAACCGCGACGAGGCGGACACCGCCAAGGGCTACCGCGCGGGCCAGATCGCCTCCGCCGCCCTGGTCTCCCTCGCCCACGGCACCAACGACGCCCAGAAGACGATGGGCGTGATCACCCTCGCGCTGATCACCGGCGGTGTGGTCGCCCCGCACGCCGACCCGCCGCTGTGGGTCATCGCCTCGGCGGGCCTGGCCATCGCGCTCGGCACGTACCTGGGCGGCTGGCGGATCATCCGCACCATGGGCAAGGGCATCACCGACATCCAGCCGCCGCAGGGCTTCGCCGCCCAGACCGGCGCCGCGGCCACCATCCTGGCCTCCTCCCACCTCGGCTTCGCGCTCTCCACCACCCAGGTCTGCTCCGGTTCCGTGATGGGCTCGGGTCTGGGCCGCAAGGGCGGCGTGGTGCGCTGGTCCACGGCCGGCCGGATGGTCCTCGCCTGGGGCCTGACGCTGCCGGCCGCGGGTCTGGTCGCGGCGGGCGCCGCGTTCCTGGCCGGCCAGGGCGACTGGGGCGTGGCGGCGGTGGCCGTCCTCGGCCTGGGCATCTGCGGCGCGATCTGGGCCGCCTCCCGGCGCAAGCCGGTCGACCACACCAATGTCAACGACGGTCCGGCCGCGGAGCCGGTGGGCGTGGTGACCGCCGCGCTGCGCTCCGTCTCCCCGCCCCCGGCGGGCCAGCCGGCCCCGGCCGACGCCCCGGTGGCCGACACCCCGGTGGCCGACGCCGCAGCGGCCGTGGCCGAGTCCCCGGACGCCGCCGGGATTCCCGCCCAGGCGTCCGGCGCCGACTCCTCCGCTCCTCCTGCCCCGCGCCCCCGGGCCGCGACGGTCTCCCGCTAG
- a CDS encoding class II aldolase/adducin family protein has translation MKDRADRLAEAWGDLVATARRTVTDGLVVGTSGNVSCRIKDLVLVTPSGVPYDRLGPADTTAVDLEGRQIIGTLRPTSELPMHLAVYRSTTATAVVHTHAPCATAVSTLVPELPPVHYMTAALGGPVRVAPYALYGSDELAAHMLAALRDRTGCLLQNHGTLTYGDSLGQALDRTAQLEWMCRVWLTASSVPGHAPSLLSAEQLDAAADRLRDYGRQG, from the coding sequence ATGAAGGACCGCGCCGACCGCCTCGCCGAAGCCTGGGGCGACCTGGTCGCCACCGCCCGCCGCACCGTCACCGACGGCCTGGTCGTCGGCACCTCGGGCAATGTCTCGTGCCGCATCAAGGACCTGGTGCTGGTCACCCCCAGCGGCGTCCCCTACGACCGGCTCGGGCCCGCCGACACCACCGCGGTCGACCTCGAAGGGCGCCAGATCATCGGCACGCTCCGGCCGACCAGCGAACTCCCCATGCACCTGGCGGTCTACCGCAGCACCACGGCCACCGCCGTCGTCCACACCCACGCCCCCTGCGCCACCGCCGTCTCCACCCTCGTCCCCGAACTCCCGCCCGTCCACTACATGACCGCGGCGCTCGGCGGCCCCGTCCGCGTCGCCCCCTACGCCCTCTACGGCAGCGACGAACTCGCCGCGCACATGCTGGCGGCGCTCCGCGACCGCACCGGCTGCCTGCTGCAGAACCACGGCACCCTCACCTACGGCGACAGCCTCGGCCAGGCGCTGGACCGCACCGCCCAGCTGGAGTGGATGTGCCGGGTCTGGCTGACCGCGAGCTCGGTGCCCGGCCACGCACCCAGCCTGCTGTCCGCCGAGCAGCTCGACGCGGCCGCCGACCGGCTGCGGGACTACGGCCGGCAGGGCTGA
- a CDS encoding alpha/beta hydrolase, with amino-acid sequence MRLVTAAAVAATTVIGAGAAAVAVGRYAGDVALKPSPDDPFPGDPRLTVHSATESRVALTRSLASLRPGTYGLTGSGCHAVIGDVVHGVPHPADAVVRRLVRVTHGTLRPGNRMRLTPQVHLGNPRDALGLDCADVDVPGELGALPAWFLPGVRDTWVITVHGLGTTREHPMVVMPFLHRHRLPVLDVAHRNDIGAPRTADGIDHLGDTEWRDLDAAIRYAVRYGAQDIVLHGWSTGATMALRAATHSALRARISGLVLDSPVLDRGATVRALAAARRVPRALLPLAVRAAEGATGMPVDRPADAVDVDGLNVPILLFHGPDDLIAPWTASRSLAARRADLVTFQPVPHAPHAAMWNADPPAYEEALRRFLTPLM; translated from the coding sequence GTGCGCCTGGTTACCGCGGCGGCCGTGGCCGCCACCACCGTGATCGGTGCCGGGGCGGCCGCCGTGGCGGTCGGCCGGTACGCCGGCGACGTCGCCCTGAAACCGTCGCCCGACGACCCCTTCCCGGGCGACCCCCGGCTCACCGTGCACTCCGCCACCGAGAGCCGCGTCGCCCTCACCCGCAGCCTGGCGTCCCTGCGGCCCGGCACCTACGGGCTCACCGGCTCCGGCTGCCACGCCGTGATCGGCGACGTCGTCCACGGCGTCCCGCACCCCGCCGACGCGGTCGTGCGCCGCCTGGTGCGGGTCACCCACGGCACCCTCAGGCCGGGCAACCGGATGCGGCTCACCCCTCAGGTCCACCTCGGCAACCCCCGCGACGCCCTCGGCCTGGACTGCGCCGACGTCGACGTCCCCGGCGAACTCGGCGCCCTGCCGGCGTGGTTCCTCCCCGGAGTGCGCGACACCTGGGTCATCACCGTCCACGGCCTGGGCACCACCCGCGAACACCCCATGGTGGTCATGCCGTTCCTGCACCGGCACCGGCTGCCGGTCCTCGACGTGGCCCACCGCAACGACATCGGCGCCCCGCGCACCGCCGACGGCATCGACCACCTCGGCGACACCGAATGGCGCGACCTCGACGCCGCGATCCGCTACGCGGTCCGCTACGGCGCCCAGGACATCGTCCTCCACGGCTGGTCCACCGGCGCGACCATGGCCCTGCGCGCCGCCACCCACTCCGCGCTGCGCGCCCGGATCAGCGGCCTCGTCCTGGACTCCCCGGTCCTCGACCGGGGCGCCACCGTCCGGGCGCTGGCCGCCGCCCGCCGCGTCCCGCGCGCCCTGCTGCCGCTGGCCGTACGCGCCGCCGAGGGCGCCACGGGGATGCCCGTCGACCGCCCCGCCGACGCCGTCGACGTGGACGGCCTCAACGTCCCCATCCTGCTCTTCCACGGCCCCGACGACCTCATCGCCCCCTGGACGGCCTCCCGCTCCCTCGCCGCCCGCCGCGCCGACCTGGTCACCTTCCAGCCGGTTCCGCACGCACCGCACGCCGCGATGTGGAACGCCGACCCGCCGGCCTACGAAGAGGCACTGCGGCGCTTCCTCACCCCGCTCATGTGA